Genomic DNA from bacterium:
CTTCGCTCAAGTTGTTCGCAAACGTAGAGAAACTCCCGCCTGCGCGACAGCAGCGGGAGTATCCCGGACAAGGCCATGAGATTCCTCCGCCCGCTCATTGTACGGGAGGAGCGGAAAACCCGTCAACCGAGGTGGCGGAACGGTCGTGGGTCTATCGCAATGCCGTCTCGACTCTATCTCACTTCCCGAAGACATCTAGCAGCGGTACCGGACCGCTGCCCGTCACTACGTTCGGCATATGGCCGTCCCATTTGTCCACGGCCTTGAGTTGAGCCTCGATGCGCCGGAGGGCGACCAATTCCGGGGTCACGGCGGTCTTCTGGAGAGTGAGGGCTTGGGCCTGCGCCCGGGCTAGTTCGATCTGCTGTTGGGCCTCAAACTTGACCCGCTCGAGATTCCGTTGGGCCGTGAGCGCGTTCTGCTCGGCCGCGACCTTACCCTCGATCGCGGTGGTAAAGGACTGCGAGAATTGAAACTGCGTGATGCTCGTGGCATCGATCCGCAGCCCGAACGGTTCGACGCGGGCGGCGAGGGTTTTGTCCGCCGTGCTTTTCACCACGGGGCGTTCTTGAATGAGTTGCTGCGCGGTGAACTTGGCGGTGGTGGACTTGATCGTTTCCTGCACGTTCGGAGAAAGAATCCGGGTCTCCGCATCGTTTCTCAAGTTTGTGTAGACTTCCACCACGCGGGCGGGATCGATCTGATAGTTCACGGTCACGCTGGTATGGACGTCCTGCAGATCGGCCGAGGCGGCCTCAATGGCTTCCGCGTGATAGGCCTGGATCTGGACGTTCATGGACACGACCGTTTCGATCCACGGCGGAATCATATAGAGTCCGGGCTCTTTCACTTCGCCTGTGGGGGCGCCAAAGCGGAGGACCACGCCGCGGTACCCTGCGGCGACCTGCCCAAATGCCTCATCGAGGGTGAAGCCGGCGAGGACGAGCAGCACCGCCAACACCACGGAGGCCGGAGCGGGACCAAGGATGTTGCCGTGAGTATCTCGCCGTAATCCTGCCAGAATAATCAGCGCGGCCAATCCCACCGACACCAATCCGAGAACCAATTTCAATGTCCCCATTGCCTTCCCCCCTTTGTCACATCCGCCCCCGGCCGGCTGAACAGCCGGTCAGACCGGGGCCGGTTACCGCGCCGCGGGTCGGGTCGGAGACTCCGCGGCGCGCCGGCCGCGGTACCAGTTCGTGATGGGAAGCCGCCGGTCTTTCCCGAACGCTTTCGGCGTGATCCTGATGCCGGGCGGGGCCTGGCGGCGTTTGTACTCGCTGTGATCCACCATGGCGATCACGCGGGCCACCGTGCCGGCATCGTACCCGAGGGCCGCGATCTCTTCCGCGGACCGGTCGTCTTCGACGTAGAGCCGGAGGATCGGATCGAGCACGTCGTAGGGTGGCAGCATATCCTGGTCGGTCTGGTTCTCCCGCAGCTCCGCGGTCGGGGCGCGATCGAGGACGCCCTGGGGGATGACCGGCCGGCCTTCCCGGGCGTTCCGCCACCGCGCCAGCCGGTACACCAGCGTCTTCGGCACGTCCTTGATGACCGCGAAGCCGCCGGCCATGTCCCCGTAGAGGGTGGCATACCCGACGCTCATCTCGCTCTTGTTGCCCGTCGTGAGCACGAGCCAGCCCAGTTTGTTGGACAACGCCATCAGCAGGTTGCCGCGCGCGCGCGCCTGCAGGTTCTCCTCCGCGACGCCCGGCGGGCGGCCGGCGAAGGATTTCGCCAGGATCTGCTCGTAGGCGGCCACCGCAGGATCGATCGGCAGCTCGAGGAGCTCGATCCCCAGCGCGTGCGCGAGATCCTGCGCGTAGCGGCGGCTCGCCTCCGACGTGAACCGGGACGGCAGCGTCACTCCCTTGACCGCCTCCGGCCCGAGGGCATCCGCCGCAACGCACGCGACGAGCGAGGAATCAACGCCCCCGCTCAACCCCAGCACCACGGTGCGCAGGCCGTTCTTGCGCACGTAGTCGCGGGTGCCCAGCACGAGGGCCCGGTACACTTCTTCGACCTCGTCCGGCGGCTCCAGTACCGGGGATCCCGCCCGCGACGCCCCAGGCTCCGCGTGCGCAGCCCGGCCGTCGCGGGAGAGGGTGAACACGGGGGCACGCA
This window encodes:
- a CDS encoding NAD+ synthase gives rise to the protein MTTRFRIAMAQINTTVGDFEGNTRKIIERLGEAQGLGADVVSFPELAITGYPPEDLLIKSDFISENLSCLDEIARHAESTAAVVGFVDSGDHLYNAAAVLSERRIAGVYRKMRLPNYGVFDEKRYFQPGTESPVYVIHGVPVAVNICEDIWAPGGPLLAQALAGALVAININGSPYCAGKWRVREEMLKTRARDYAIAIAYNNLVGGQDELLFDGLGVIVDATGGVIGRGPAFEEALVTVDLDIDAIRGIRRYNPIRTPDALQSEGVRAPVFTLSRDGRAAHAEPGASRAGSPVLEPPDEVEEVYRALVLGTRDYVRKNGLRTVVLGLSGGVDSSLVACVAADALGPEAVKGVTLPSRFTSEASRRYAQDLAHALGIELLELPIDPAVAAYEQILAKSFAGRPPGVAEENLQARARGNLLMALSNKLGWLVLTTGNKSEMSVGYATLYGDMAGGFAVIKDVPKTLVYRLARWRNAREGRPVIPQGVLDRAPTAELRENQTDQDMLPPYDVLDPILRLYVEDDRSAEEIAALGYDAGTVARVIAMVDHSEYKRRQAPPGIRITPKAFGKDRRLPITNWYRGRRAAESPTRPAAR
- a CDS encoding prohibitin family protein, whose translation is MGTLKLVLGLVSVGLAALIILAGLRRDTHGNILGPAPASVVLAVLLVLAGFTLDEAFGQVAAGYRGVVLRFGAPTGEVKEPGLYMIPPWIETVVSMNVQIQAYHAEAIEAASADLQDVHTSVTVNYQIDPARVVEVYTNLRNDAETRILSPNVQETIKSTTAKFTAQQLIQERPVVKSTADKTLAARVEPFGLRIDATSITQFQFSQSFTTAIEGKVAAEQNALTAQRNLERVKFEAQQQIELARAQAQALTLQKTAVTPELVALRRIEAQLKAVDKWDGHMPNVVTGSGPVPLLDVFGK